Below is a window of Candidatus Dependentiae bacterium DNA.
AGAACGAAAAGAATGGCTCATCATAGAGTGCTCCTTAATGATGCATTCCCCCCAGATCAGTAGCATACCATCAATATTCTAAAAAAGGTACGGCTTCGTTAGCTCTTCGCTCGAGCCTTTCTCATAAGCTTCTATAATATTTTGCGCTAAAACCGGATTAATTACGTTATTTTCTTTAAGTACGACGATCTGAGTTAAATAGATCGTGTGAGCAACGAGCACTGCAGGATTGTTGAATGAAAAAAGATGTTTTCTTTGTGGTACTTCAGTATTAGGTGGTTTATGTTGTAATTTTCTTTGATTATTCATAGAAAAGATATTAGCAGAGAAAAGAAAGAATAATGAGTAGGTCAGAATTTTCATAAAACGGTTCGGCTTTTAGTTTGATTTTAATTTTGACTATTATAATGTTTGCTTGTGTAGTATAAAATGTGGATTAAAAATCACAATGAGAGAAAAATGAAGCACACATTAAAAAAGTTATCTAAACAGATATTTTTTACCGCAATACTATTTTTATCTTGCACAAATAAATGCTCTTTAACAGATGAGCAGAAAATACTGATGACACAAGATACCGCTGGGGCAGCTCATTTACAAAAAAGACTTAATCGAAACGATTTACAAAAAGAAATATCGCAATTAAAAGAACAGCTACAATCAATTGATCAGCAGATAAAGAAAATGAGCAATCAGATAAAACGTCGCTCACGCCCCGTCGCTATTAAAAAACTTAAACGAGAAGCTGGAGCAGTTCAGGAGCGGTTAGAAAAAATGGAAAACGAACTTTCGCGCGAAAAATAATTTTATTTTTTTGAAAATCGATCCGGCTGAATAATGCCGCCAGAAATAATAAGGCTCATCGCTTCTTGCCGCGAAAGATCTACCGTGCGTAATTCTTGTTCAGGAACTGCAATAAGAAATCCGGTGGTCGGGTTCGGTGTTGTTGGAATAAATACTTTGTAAAAACGCTGTGCTTTGTTGGGGCTAATTTCTGCTGGAACTTCGCTTGTTAAAAATCCAATGCTGTAGACGCCAGCGCGAGGAAATTCAACCATCACCACATTTTGAAAGGTCAATTTATCTTGGCCGGTGAATGCTTGAACTAATTGCTTAATTCCAGAATAGACAGGATTAAAAAGTGGAACGCGTGCAACGATCGATTCTAAAAAATGTAAAAAACTCTTTAGGAAAAAAAGTTTAAAAATTGCACCGACAAGTAAAATAAGCAAGAATACAAGAATAATTTCTGAATGCGGAATCGATTGCAGATACGCAGGCTCCACTCGATAAATCGGCGCCAGCCATCCTTTAAGTAATCGGAAAGCGACATTAAACACCGCAATCGTGAGCGTTATTGGTAGTAAAACTAACAATCCATTAAAGAAAATCGATTTAAAAAAATCGAATAAATGAGTAATGAACGATTTTTCCATGGTATCCCTTGTATAAATCGAAGTTATGATTTTGGTACCCGATGTAAGTAAAACATTCGGGGAAATTTATGAAATTTCTTTTTGCAGCGTTTGTGATAACAGTCTACCAAGGGTTTGTGCATGATCGCAATCATCATCCTCGATCATTATGCGTAAAAGTGGCTCTGTTCCTGAGTAGCGGACTAAAATTCTTCCGTTGTGTAATTGACTCGTTGTGTGTTCAATAATATCTCGCAATGGCGGCTCAGATAAATCGCGGCGATTCTTTACGGGAATATTAATAATAATTTGAGGAAATTTCGTGAACGTATTCATTTCCCAATTTTGCGAATGAATAACCGATTGTGCAACGCGCAATGCAGTAAATATGCCGTCACCGGTAGGTAAATAGTCGTTCAAAATAATATGGCCCGATGGTTCTCCTCCTAGAAGAAGTTTTCGTGCTGTTAATTGCTCTGCAATATACTTATCGCCAACCGGGGTGCGTAACAATTCGATAGAACGTTCTTTGAGATACACTTCAAAGCCTTGATTGGTCATGACGGTGCCAACTACCATTTTTGTTTTTTTATAGAGCGGATGGCTTAAAATGAGCGCTAAGATGTCATCACCATTTTTTAACTGGCCGTACATATTTACCGCCATCACGCGATCTCCATCTCCATCAAAAGCAAATCCCATATCGGCTTGATGATCGACAACTGCTTTTTGAACTGCTTGCGTATGCAATGCGCCGCATTGTTTATTAATATTAACGCCGTTCGGGTGATCAAATAGGGTAATCACCTGCGCGCCAAGTGCGCTAAAAATCGCAGGTGCTATCGCTGAAGCGGCACCATGCGCGCAATCAAGAATAATTTTTTTCCCTGCAAGAAGTGATGCATCAAAATGCTGTGTAATTATCGATTGATATTCTTGAATAGCGTTATTCATCATGTACTGCGTGCCAAGCGCTGAGTAATTAAATTCTTTTGGTGCAACAATGAGTTCAGAAAGCGCTTTTTCATCAGCAGCGGTTAGTTTCCCGGTTGTTGCATCAATAATTTTAATGCCATTATCATAATAGGGATTATGCGAAGCTGAGATCATAATGGCCGCATCAAATTGTTGCTGTTTGCGCATAAGCGCGAGGACCGCGGGGCTTGTAAGCACATGTGCATCATGCACCGCGATAGGATGCAAAAATAAACCACTTTTGATCACCGATTTAACGAGCGAACAGGAAATGCGCGTATCGTGCGCAAGCAAAAGCGTAGGCGTCGGGCCATAGCGCTGCACTGCCCACGCGCCAAGTGCGTAACCGATCGATAATAACGTTTCGACCGTAAACGGTTCATCTCCTACTTTCGCGCGAATGCCATCGGTGCCAAAAAATGAGTTCATGCTGGTTGTTCCTGTGCGCTGACATTTACCGAAATTAATGATGGAGAACAGTGTAGCAGTTTAACTTCATCTGGTACAAAAAAATTATCTTGTGTAATGGCAATATGATGTGTGCCGATAGCAAGATCGCGAGCACTTAAATGAATTGCATCAAAATGTGCCGCCGTTTTTTTTAAAACATTTCTTTTTGCAGCGATCGTAAGCGTAATCGATTGCGGCGCCTGCACATTAATTCCTTCAGGAATATCAAACCATGCAATTGGCATAGTGATTGATTGCTCGATCATGTGCGATTGGCTTAAAAGATACCAAAAGGCATATCCGGTGAGCAGAGAAAATGTTTTAAGAACGAGGTTGCTCGTGAACGCCTGTTTTATCTGAACGAATTTCATATAAATCTCCTTGAACTTTATGTGCCGTGTGAACAATGCTCAGTTGTTGCTTCAAAAACAAATGAGCTTGTTTAGTAGTTAATTGTTCCATCACCGATCCGTTTGCTACGACGATGCATCCTGCAGATGCTGGTTGCATAATAAGTACTAATGCGTCTGTTTTTTGCGTCAGCATTTCCGCGCTAGCAATAAAATGATGAATATCATGCGTATTAGCTGTGCGCTGAATACTATGCGGATTGAATGATGCATTAATGCCAAAAAGTATGCCTGATTGAGAAATAAGCAATGCGCAGCTTTGATCAAACGAACTGCTTTCAACCATGAATGGTAAGAGTGATGGCTGCAGCGGCGCATTAATGTGCAGTTCACATTCAAGAAGCGGGTGCAGCGCATCTCGCTGCTCAATAATGCAAAAAAAAGATTTTCCAAGGGAGCGAGCATGAAGCGCAGCGCGCACTACTAAATCGATCCAATCATCGTGCGCCGAAGGCATGAGCGGTTGTGTTTTTTTAAATGTGATGAGTTGTTTTTGCAGTGATTGTTGGTGCGCAAGCATTAAAAGCATTATGATGCCGGGGCTATAGAGCAAAATAAATGTCATAATCGTATCGAGTTGCGCGTACGCAGCAACCAACATTAAAACGCATGACGCAATAAAGGAAAAAAGAAGAGGCGACGATCGATCTTTTTTGAGCCACGTGCTGATGGAAAAAATAATGGCGGCAAAAAAGAAAATCTCGAAAATATCCTTGAGGCAATAGATATTACTTTGATTAATAACCATAACCATGGTATGCCACATATTCATTGCTACTCCTGCTTTTTGGTGAGAGCCTATCTTTTCTTTTCTATTCCTACAAGAAGAATTTAGCGAGTGCAATCTTATCGATTTTTAAAAAAATGATGCACGCAATGGTGGGTTTGTTTTTCCGTGAACTTTTTTTCAAAAGTATTATACTGCAGGGCAGATTGATTACATTGTTATTTTATTGAGGCAAGGTTTTTATAAACTTCAGGAAAATTATGAGCATCATCAGAAGTACACAAAAAAACGTTTTACTTACTATGTTTTTAATAGCAAGCACTATTAATGCGGAGTCGGCTGGGATGCCAAAATTAGAAACAGATGAATGGCTCAATAGATTTGATCATATTTTGAAAGATTTGCCGCAAGAGGAGTTATTGAGGGCGTTGGCTGAGAGGCAAAAATGGAAGACGGTCCAAGCTATCGCTAAAACTACGCAAACTCAAAAGCCGGAAGATAGCGAAGCGCATTATTATTCGCCAAAATTCCCGACCGAACTTTCAAATGAAGAAAAAAAGCTCGATGTCTATAAACGAATAGCAAAAAAATATATAGGTACATTACCATCACATGTTGAGGATCTGGTTTCGTACTTTAAATACCATAAAGAATGTGTGGACGAAAACGTTTCTATACATAATAAGTTGCTCTTACATGGCAAACCGGGCACGGGCAAAACGCATCTTGTTAAAGTACTTTCTCAAGAATTGCAAATTCCCCTCATATCGTTTTCAGCATCTTTTTTTGGGGACAAGTATATAGGTGAATCATCCAGAAAAATCCGGTGCGCGTTTGAAGCTGCAAAAAAACTCAATCAGCCGGTTCTTGTTTTTATCGATGAGATTGACGCACTTGCGACTAAGAGAAAAGATAGCACCCATGAAGAGCATAGGGCTACGTTAATAACATTGCTAACTGAACTGCAGGAGCTTCAAAATAATAAGAATATTTTTTTTATTGTGGCGACCAATGATTTGGAGGCATTAGATCCAGCAGTTAAAGATAGATTTTCAGGATCGGTGTGCGAGATCAAGGAATTGGATAAAGTTGAAAAGACAAAACTGTATCAAAAAGCTTTTTTAGATCGAGGAATGGAAATTGAGGAAGAATTTGCGCAATGCTTAGCAGCTGTTACAGCTAAAGACTTTTCTAATCGAGATGTGGAATACATAGCGACGACAACGATTCTAAAGCGATTTTTAGATAGTAAGAAAAATCCTGAAGAATGCAAAAATAAGGGTCTGTGCTCTTACGCAAGAAAATCTATTGATTCGACCGGAAAAAAAGCAAGCTTTTATAATATTCTGACGCAAACATATTGCGATGGAATATAATGAAATATATCTACAACAAAATAATTATTGTATTCTCGCTTTTTATTTACACTCTTGGAGCTGAAGAAAAAGGAAGCTGTGCTAACTTTAGTCAAACAGCATCAAATACTACTCAATCAAATCAGTCGACTACGGCAGCGGTTCAATCAAGCCAGGCCGCGGCGCTAGCAGCTCAATCTCAACCGTCGTCCACTGATAAAAATAAAAACTATGGAAGTGATGATTCCGATTCATCTTCATCAGGGAAGGCTAATTCTAGCGGAAATTCCTACTCAGGCGTAATGGTGATGTGCAAAGCACAGAGTAGTAATTCCAAAGCAAATTATACAGCGATTGATAATTATATTGCGGATAAATATTGGAAAATCGCTGAAGAGAGAATTGCAGCGCGAAATGCTAGTGTTGCCTCAGCCAAAGCTGA
It encodes the following:
- a CDS encoding DUF502 domain-containing protein, which encodes MEKSFITHLFDFFKSIFFNGLLVLLPITLTIAVFNVAFRLLKGWLAPIYRVEPAYLQSIPHSEIILVFLLILLVGAIFKLFFLKSFLHFLESIVARVPLFNPVYSGIKQLVQAFTGQDKLTFQNVVMVEFPRAGVYSIGFLTSEVPAEISPNKAQRFYKVFIPTTPNPTTGFLIAVPEQELRTVDLSRQEAMSLIISGGIIQPDRFSKK
- the glmM gene encoding phosphoglucosamine mutase (catalyzes the conversion of glucosamine-6-phosphate to glucosamine-1-phosphate), with the protein product MNSFFGTDGIRAKVGDEPFTVETLLSIGYALGAWAVQRYGPTPTLLLAHDTRISCSLVKSVIKSGLFLHPIAVHDAHVLTSPAVLALMRKQQQFDAAIMISASHNPYYDNGIKIIDATTGKLTAADEKALSELIVAPKEFNYSALGTQYMMNNAIQEYQSIITQHFDASLLAGKKIILDCAHGAASAIAPAIFSALGAQVITLFDHPNGVNINKQCGALHTQAVQKAVVDHQADMGFAFDGDGDRVMAVNMYGQLKNGDDILALILSHPLYKKTKMVVGTVMTNQGFEVYLKERSIELLRTPVGDKYIAEQLTARKLLLGGEPSGHIILNDYLPTGDGIFTALRVAQSVIHSQNWEMNTFTKFPQIIINIPVKNRRDLSEPPLRDIIEHTTSQLHNGRILVRYSGTEPLLRIMIEDDDCDHAQTLGRLLSQTLQKEIS
- a CDS encoding AAA family ATPase, which translates into the protein MSIIRSTQKNVLLTMFLIASTINAESAGMPKLETDEWLNRFDHILKDLPQEELLRALAERQKWKTVQAIAKTTQTQKPEDSEAHYYSPKFPTELSNEEKKLDVYKRIAKKYIGTLPSHVEDLVSYFKYHKECVDENVSIHNKLLLHGKPGTGKTHLVKVLSQELQIPLISFSASFFGDKYIGESSRKIRCAFEAAKKLNQPVLVFIDEIDALATKRKDSTHEEHRATLITLLTELQELQNNKNIFFIVATNDLEALDPAVKDRFSGSVCEIKELDKVEKTKLYQKAFLDRGMEIEEEFAQCLAAVTAKDFSNRDVEYIATTTILKRFLDSKKNPEECKNKGLCSYARKSIDSTGKKASFYNILTQTYCDGI